The following are encoded together in the Bacillus sp. NP157 genome:
- a CDS encoding TetR/AcrR family transcriptional regulator, translated as MPKPRKIEDDELTRKLTAIFKEVGYDAASLASLSEATGLKKASLYHRFPGGKEQMAEEVLAATSDILDEHLFPALADESSPERRMAAFVRIIDAFYASGNESCLLNVLAPPRGQQNGRSAAIASIFQRLAEALTRVAEAAGAPKRQAKVHAEQALVELHGALILSRGMADTKIFQRMLVRLPGIVLAGAR; from the coding sequence ATGCCCAAGCCACGCAAGATCGAAGACGACGAACTCACCCGCAAGCTGACCGCCATTTTCAAGGAGGTCGGCTACGATGCCGCGTCGCTGGCCAGCCTCTCGGAGGCCACGGGCCTGAAGAAGGCGAGCCTCTACCACCGGTTTCCCGGCGGGAAGGAACAGATGGCCGAAGAGGTGCTCGCCGCCACGAGCGACATCCTCGACGAACACCTGTTTCCCGCGCTGGCGGACGAGTCGTCGCCGGAGCGCAGGATGGCCGCGTTCGTCAGGATCATCGACGCGTTCTACGCGAGCGGCAACGAATCGTGCCTGTTGAACGTCCTGGCGCCGCCCCGCGGCCAGCAGAACGGGCGCTCCGCGGCCATCGCCTCGATCTTCCAGCGGCTTGCCGAGGCGCTGACGCGCGTGGCCGAGGCGGCGGGTGCACCGAAGCGCCAGGCGAAGGTCCATGCGGAACAGGCCCTCGTCGAGTTGCACGGCGCCCTGATCCTATCGCGTGGCATGGCCGATACGAAGATCTTCCAGCGGATGCTGGTGCGCCTGCCCGGCATCGTCCTCGCCGGCGCCCGCTGA
- a CDS encoding efflux RND transporter permease subunit, translated as MNISKFFIDRPIFACVLSAMILLSGIVAAFHMPVSEYPQVIPPSVVVHAQYPGANAKTIAETVAAPLEQSINGVEDMLYMDSKASGDGHLYLTVTFKLGTDPARAQQFVQTRVSQALPRLPEDVQRLGVTAVKSSPIITIAVHMVSPKGTYDNNYISNYAVLHVKDRLARIAGVGDVVLWGPGGYAMRVWLDPAALAERGLAASDVADAIRRQNIQAAVGTIGSSPAVPDTAFQLTVNADGRLKTPEEFRNIVIKSDARGAITRLGDIARVELGAEDYGIRATLSNQPAIALAVQEAPGANSLDISRDVHAAMEELAREFPQDLTYRVVYEPSRAVQTGIDAVIKTLLESVSLVVLVVFLFLQTWRASIIPLLAVPVSIVGTFTFLLLAGYSINTLSLFGLVVAIGIVVDDAIVVVENVERNIARGLAPREATYQAMREVSGPIIAIALTLSAVFLPLAFLSGLTGEFYKQFAVTIAISTLISAVNSLTLSPSLSAMLLKAHGDKPDALTRAMHRVFGRFFGRFNHAFDRASEGYGGGVARLVKHKGAMLGVYAALLVATWWLTGHVPGGFVPAQDKEYIVSMAQLPEGSTLDRTEATMNQMNAVALKHPAVMGTSTYSGLSINGVTKSSSTALTFVLLKPFKDRPGVSADQVAADLNREYGSIGHAFAAVFPAPPVYGLGTLGGFKLQIEDRADLGYEALYKATQAFIKKAAEAPELGPLFSTYTVNVPQLKVDIDRAKAQQLGVQTPAIFGTLQAFLGSYYVNDFNFLGRVYQVRMQADGKYRSRPDDIGQLHVRSDDGQMVPLASVARVSQTYGPDQVQRYNGFTSADVGGSPAPGYSSDQAMEAIKRIAAETLPPGMSYEWTDLTYQQIIAGNSAVWILPLSVLLVFFVLAAQYESVTLPLAIILIVPMSIFSALLGVWLTHGDNNIFTQIGLIVLVGLATKNAILIVEFARELEIAGMPTIKAVIEASRLRLRPILMTSLAFIMGVIPLVMSTGAGAEMRKAMGISVFFGMLGVTLFGLFLTPLFYVVARILGGRRPLHSAAHHEAPALVPHHIDAGRLGGDA; from the coding sequence ATGAACATCTCGAAATTCTTCATCGATCGCCCGATCTTCGCCTGCGTGCTGTCCGCGATGATCCTGCTCTCGGGCATCGTCGCCGCGTTTCACATGCCCGTGTCGGAATACCCGCAGGTGATCCCGCCCTCCGTGGTGGTGCACGCGCAGTACCCCGGCGCGAATGCGAAGACGATCGCGGAGACGGTAGCCGCACCGCTGGAACAGTCGATCAACGGCGTGGAAGACATGCTGTACATGGATTCCAAGGCCAGCGGCGACGGCCACCTCTACCTGACGGTGACCTTCAAGCTCGGCACCGATCCGGCGCGGGCGCAGCAGTTCGTGCAGACCCGCGTATCGCAAGCCCTGCCGCGCCTGCCGGAAGACGTGCAGCGCCTGGGCGTCACCGCGGTGAAGAGCTCGCCGATCATCACCATCGCCGTGCACATGGTGTCGCCCAAAGGCACCTACGACAACAACTACATCAGCAACTACGCGGTGCTGCACGTGAAGGACCGCCTCGCCCGCATCGCCGGCGTGGGCGACGTCGTGCTGTGGGGGCCGGGTGGCTACGCGATGCGCGTGTGGCTCGATCCCGCGGCGCTGGCCGAGCGCGGGCTCGCCGCCAGCGATGTCGCCGACGCGATCCGTCGCCAGAACATCCAGGCCGCCGTGGGCACCATCGGCAGTTCGCCGGCGGTGCCGGACACCGCGTTCCAGCTGACGGTCAATGCCGATGGCCGCCTGAAGACGCCCGAGGAGTTCCGGAACATCGTGATCAAGTCCGATGCCCGCGGCGCCATCACGCGCCTGGGTGACATCGCACGCGTCGAGCTCGGCGCCGAGGACTACGGCATCCGCGCGACCCTCAGCAACCAGCCCGCCATCGCACTGGCGGTGCAGGAAGCGCCCGGTGCCAACTCGCTGGACATCTCGCGCGACGTGCACGCGGCGATGGAGGAGCTGGCCCGGGAGTTCCCGCAGGACCTTACCTACCGCGTGGTGTACGAGCCCAGCCGGGCCGTGCAGACCGGCATCGACGCGGTCATCAAGACGCTGCTGGAATCGGTCAGCCTCGTCGTGCTGGTGGTGTTCCTGTTCCTGCAGACATGGCGGGCGTCGATCATCCCGCTGCTGGCGGTGCCGGTGTCCATCGTCGGCACGTTCACCTTCCTGCTCCTGGCGGGATATTCGATCAACACGCTGTCGCTGTTCGGCCTGGTCGTCGCCATCGGCATCGTCGTCGACGATGCGATCGTGGTGGTCGAGAACGTCGAGCGCAACATCGCACGAGGCCTTGCGCCGCGCGAGGCGACGTACCAGGCGATGCGCGAGGTCAGTGGCCCGATCATCGCCATCGCGCTTACCTTGTCGGCCGTGTTCCTCCCGCTGGCGTTCCTGAGTGGCCTGACGGGCGAGTTCTACAAGCAGTTCGCCGTCACCATCGCCATCTCGACGCTGATCTCCGCGGTCAACTCGCTGACCCTGTCGCCGTCCTTGTCGGCGATGCTGCTCAAGGCGCATGGCGACAAGCCGGATGCGCTCACCCGTGCGATGCATCGCGTGTTCGGCCGCTTCTTCGGCCGGTTCAACCACGCGTTCGATCGGGCCTCCGAAGGCTACGGCGGTGGCGTCGCACGCCTGGTGAAGCACAAGGGCGCGATGCTCGGGGTGTACGCGGCGCTGCTCGTCGCGACGTGGTGGCTCACTGGCCACGTGCCGGGCGGCTTCGTGCCAGCGCAGGACAAGGAATACATCGTCAGCATGGCGCAGCTGCCGGAGGGCTCCACGCTCGACCGCACCGAAGCGACGATGAACCAGATGAACGCCGTGGCGCTGAAGCACCCGGCGGTGATGGGCACGTCGACGTATAGCGGCCTGTCGATCAATGGCGTGACGAAGAGTTCGAGCACGGCGCTCACCTTCGTCCTGCTCAAGCCGTTCAAGGATCGCCCGGGCGTCAGCGCGGACCAGGTGGCCGCCGACCTCAACCGCGAATACGGCAGCATCGGCCATGCCTTCGCCGCCGTGTTCCCCGCGCCGCCGGTGTATGGCCTGGGCACGCTGGGTGGTTTCAAGCTGCAGATCGAGGATCGCGCGGACCTGGGTTACGAAGCCCTCTACAAGGCCACGCAGGCATTCATCAAGAAGGCCGCCGAGGCGCCCGAACTCGGCCCGTTGTTCTCCACCTACACCGTCAACGTGCCGCAGCTTAAGGTCGACATCGACCGGGCCAAGGCGCAGCAGCTCGGTGTGCAGACACCGGCGATCTTCGGCACGCTGCAAGCCTTCCTCGGTTCGTACTACGTCAACGACTTCAACTTCCTCGGCCGCGTCTACCAGGTACGCATGCAGGCCGACGGCAAGTACCGCTCGCGTCCCGACGACATCGGGCAGCTGCACGTACGCAGCGACGACGGCCAGATGGTGCCGCTGGCGTCCGTTGCCAGGGTGTCGCAGACCTACGGCCCCGACCAGGTGCAGCGGTACAACGGATTCACCTCGGCGGACGTGGGCGGCAGCCCGGCGCCGGGCTACTCGTCCGACCAGGCGATGGAGGCGATCAAGCGGATCGCGGCGGAGACGCTGCCGCCGGGCATGTCCTACGAGTGGACGGACCTCACGTACCAGCAAATCATCGCGGGCAACAGCGCGGTGTGGATCCTGCCGCTGAGCGTGCTTCTGGTGTTCTTCGTCCTCGCCGCGCAGTACGAGAGCGTGACGCTGCCGCTGGCCATCATCCTCATCGTGCCCATGAGCATCTTTTCCGCGCTCCTCGGTGTGTGGCTGACCCACGGCGACAACAACATCTTCACCCAGATCGGCCTGATCGTACTGGTGGGCCTGGCCACGAAGAACGCGATCCTCATCGTCGAGTTCGCCCGCGAGCTGGAGATCGCCGGCATGCCGACGATCAAGGCGGTCATCGAGGCATCGCGCCTGCGCCTGCGTCCGATCCTGATGACATCGCTGGCCTTCATCATGGGTGTCATTCCCCTCGTGATGTCGACCGGTGCCGGCGCGGAGATGCGCAAGGCGATGGGTATCTCGGTGTTCTTCGGCATGCTCGGCGTCACGCTGTTCGGATTGTTCCTGACGCCGCTGTTCTACGTGGTCGCTCGGATCCTCGGTGGACGACGGCCGTTGCACTCGGCCGCGCACCATGAGGCGCCGGCGCTGGTGCCGCATCACATCGATGCCGGTCGCCTGGGAGGTGACGCATGA
- a CDS encoding HAMP domain-containing histidine kinase, translating into MLIAFLVLGFRIHDENVSYIEPDVLDAVDQSLTQDSDGRIALHPTAVLRQAMQDHPGLWIAVRDERGHALDYGTPPPALAPLIARLDQFAASDIHGTHAPYADTTGIRVLPRPNGKLHAATGGAGVASVQGIATMVADYLTWRLLVPTVICTLILVPIVVRRSMKGVRSVARHADAIDVEKRGARLADQAVPHEIQPLVRGFNAALSRVTEGYEVRDRFLASAAHELRAPIAILRTRIDAMDPGPERSRLMGDVARLWNLAEQLLDLQRFSGDSAVLTRLDLGKLSADAVADIAPLALESGNDIEFDAPRDPVWIQGDALALCRVLMNLIQNAMVHASGNGTISVEVRADGQLRVSDQGSGIAPEERARIFEPFYRTRPSSSGTGLGLHLARQVVERHGGSIDVTDGDGGGACFRVRLPLAKA; encoded by the coding sequence ATGCTCATCGCCTTCCTGGTGCTGGGCTTCCGGATCCACGACGAAAACGTGTCGTACATCGAACCCGATGTGCTGGACGCCGTGGACCAGTCACTCACGCAGGACTCCGACGGCCGCATCGCGCTGCATCCCACGGCGGTGTTGCGCCAGGCGATGCAGGATCACCCCGGGCTGTGGATCGCCGTGCGCGACGAACGCGGCCATGCGCTCGACTACGGCACGCCGCCGCCGGCCCTCGCACCGCTCATTGCCCGGCTTGACCAGTTCGCGGCCTCGGATATCCATGGCACCCATGCGCCTTATGCCGATACCACCGGCATCCGCGTGCTTCCGCGGCCCAACGGCAAGCTGCATGCAGCGACAGGCGGTGCGGGCGTCGCCAGCGTGCAAGGCATCGCGACCATGGTGGCGGACTACCTGACCTGGCGCCTGCTCGTGCCCACGGTGATCTGCACGCTGATCCTCGTGCCGATCGTGGTACGCCGCTCGATGAAGGGCGTGCGCTCGGTGGCACGCCATGCCGACGCCATCGACGTCGAGAAGCGTGGCGCACGGCTCGCCGACCAGGCCGTGCCCCACGAGATCCAGCCGCTGGTGCGGGGATTCAACGCGGCCCTGAGCCGGGTGACCGAGGGTTACGAGGTGCGTGATCGCTTCCTCGCCAGCGCCGCGCACGAGCTGCGTGCGCCGATCGCGATCCTGCGCACGCGCATCGATGCGATGGATCCGGGGCCCGAGCGTTCGCGCCTGATGGGCGATGTCGCCCGGCTGTGGAACCTGGCCGAGCAGTTGCTCGACCTGCAACGTTTCAGCGGCGATTCGGCCGTGCTCACGCGACTCGACCTTGGCAAGCTCTCCGCCGACGCCGTGGCCGACATCGCGCCGCTCGCGCTGGAGTCCGGCAACGACATCGAGTTCGACGCGCCGCGCGATCCCGTATGGATACAGGGTGACGCGCTAGCGCTGTGCCGCGTGCTGATGAACCTGATCCAGAACGCGATGGTGCACGCCAGCGGCAATGGCACGATCAGCGTCGAGGTACGCGCGGACGGCCAGCTGCGCGTCAGCGACCAGGGCTCGGGCATCGCCCCGGAAGAACGCGCGCGGATCTTCGAGCCGTTCTATCGCACGCGGCCCAGCAGCTCGGGCACCGGCCTCGGCCTGCACCTGGCACGGCAGGTGGTGGAGCGACACGGCGGCAGCATCGATGTCACCGATGGCGACGGCGGCGGGGCGTGCTTCAGGGTGCGGTTGCCGCTCGCGAAGGCCTGA
- a CDS encoding carboxymuconolactone decarboxylase family protein, whose translation MSRIPVLTPETATPAQAEIFAKTTAKFGKNPLLMASMTNSPAMMNSYLTLFQNLTDGRFDKKLARKIGLAIGEENGCEYCISLLAAIAKLQKLTDEDIELARHGKSTDPKEEALLTFVLLLVRHKGDLTNAEVQAVKDAGWSDEDVSEVFGHLILNFLTNYFWKVARTDIDFPVLRLFDQSKIARGNH comes from the coding sequence GTGTCACGCATCCCCGTCCTTACCCCCGAGACCGCCACCCCCGCCCAGGCCGAGATCTTCGCGAAGACCACGGCCAAGTTCGGCAAGAATCCGCTGCTGATGGCGTCGATGACCAACTCGCCGGCGATGATGAACAGCTACCTCACCCTGTTCCAGAACCTCACCGATGGCCGCTTCGACAAGAAGCTGGCCCGCAAGATCGGCCTGGCCATCGGCGAAGAGAACGGCTGCGAATACTGCATCTCGCTGCTGGCGGCGATCGCGAAGCTGCAGAAGCTCACCGACGAAGACATCGAGCTGGCCCGCCACGGCAAGTCCACCGACCCGAAGGAAGAAGCCCTGCTCACCTTCGTGCTCCTGCTCGTTCGCCACAAGGGCGACCTGACCAACGCCGAAGTCCAGGCGGTCAAGGACGCCGGGTGGAGCGACGAAGACGTCTCGGAAGTCTTCGGCCACCTCATCCTCAACTTCCTCACCAACTACTTCTGGAAGGTGGCCCGCACCGACATCGACTTCCCGGTGCTTCGCCTGTTCGACCAGTCCAAGATCGCCCGCGGCAACCACTGA
- the yghU gene encoding glutathione-dependent disulfide-bond oxidoreductase — protein sequence MTHDPTDNQPAGYTPPAVWSPKASYAGTFGSINSHVSGARFEHALPVGRHPFQLYSQGTPNGQKVTILLEELLQAGHATAEYDAWLVNVFEGDQFGSGFVAINPNSKIPALVDRTTEPETHVFESGSILVYLAERFGAFLPTEHGKRTQVFNWLMWQMGAAPFVGGGLGHFLKYAPLKIEYAIDRYAMETKRQLHVLDTHLARHEFLAGDDYTIADMAVWPWYPESLYGVYGTAGFLGVSQYTHLLRWHRTIAARPAVARGRVVNRINGEPGTMLRERHDASDFQSLTP from the coding sequence ATGACCCACGATCCCACCGATAACCAGCCGGCGGGTTACACGCCGCCCGCCGTCTGGTCGCCGAAAGCGAGCTACGCCGGCACGTTCGGCAGCATCAACAGCCACGTCTCGGGCGCGCGCTTCGAGCACGCCTTGCCCGTGGGCAGGCATCCCTTCCAGTTGTACTCACAGGGCACGCCCAACGGCCAGAAGGTCACCATCCTGCTGGAGGAGCTGTTGCAGGCGGGCCATGCCACCGCCGAATACGACGCGTGGCTGGTCAATGTCTTCGAAGGCGACCAGTTCGGCAGCGGCTTCGTCGCCATCAATCCCAACTCGAAGATCCCGGCCCTGGTCGACCGCACCACCGAGCCCGAGACGCACGTGTTCGAAAGTGGCTCGATCCTGGTCTACCTGGCCGAACGCTTCGGTGCCTTCCTGCCCACCGAACACGGCAAGCGCACCCAGGTGTTCAACTGGCTGATGTGGCAGATGGGCGCCGCGCCGTTCGTCGGCGGGGGCCTGGGCCACTTCCTGAAGTACGCGCCGCTGAAGATCGAATACGCGATCGACCGCTACGCCATGGAGACCAAGCGACAGCTCCACGTGCTGGATACGCACCTGGCCCGGCACGAGTTCCTGGCCGGCGACGACTACACGATCGCCGACATGGCCGTGTGGCCGTGGTACCCGGAAAGCCTTTACGGCGTGTACGGCACGGCCGGGTTCCTCGGCGTGTCGCAGTACACCCATCTCCTGCGCTGGCACAGGACGATCGCAGCGCGCCCCGCCGTGGCGCGAGGCAGGGTCGTCAACCGCATCAACGGCGAACCCGGGACCATGCTGCGCGAGCGGCACGACGCCAGCGATTTCCAATCCCTCACCCCATAG
- a CDS encoding response regulator transcription factor has product MRILLVEDETELADALRTALERHGLVIDVAPTLLQANESLRLGVHDLVVLDRQLPDGDGVSLIRKAREHLPGVPVIVLTARGSLGDRVAGLDQGADDYLVKPFAVEELLARIRAVSRRQSPRDVPRATVARLSFDFAAHEAFVADVPLRLPRRQLLVLEALCLRHGRTVSRNDLLEAVYDFDDEIQSNALDAHISKLRRSLDDAGAEVDIHVIRGVGYLLRGKAHGTAR; this is encoded by the coding sequence GTGCGCATACTTCTTGTCGAAGACGAAACCGAACTCGCGGATGCCCTGCGCACCGCGCTGGAACGCCATGGCCTGGTGATCGACGTGGCACCCACCCTGCTGCAGGCCAACGAGTCGCTGCGCCTGGGCGTGCACGACCTGGTGGTCCTTGACCGGCAGTTGCCCGACGGCGACGGCGTCAGCCTGATCCGCAAGGCCCGCGAACACCTGCCCGGGGTGCCCGTCATCGTGCTGACCGCGCGCGGCTCGCTGGGCGACCGCGTCGCCGGCCTGGACCAGGGCGCCGACGACTACCTGGTCAAGCCGTTCGCCGTGGAAGAGCTGCTGGCACGCATCCGCGCGGTATCGCGACGGCAGTCACCGCGCGACGTCCCACGCGCCACCGTGGCCCGGCTCTCGTTCGACTTCGCCGCGCACGAGGCCTTCGTCGCCGACGTGCCGCTACGCCTGCCGCGCCGCCAGCTGCTGGTGCTCGAAGCCTTGTGCCTGCGGCATGGCCGCACGGTGTCGCGCAACGACCTGCTCGAGGCGGTGTACGACTTCGACGATGAAATCCAGTCCAACGCGCTGGACGCACACATTTCCAAGCTGCGCCGCTCGCTCGACGACGCGGGCGCGGAGGTCGACATCCACGTGATCCGCGGGGTCGGTTACCTGCTGAGGGGCAAGGCTCATGGCACGGCGCGGTAG
- a CDS encoding NADH:flavin oxidoreductase: protein MSVSDLFKPLTLMHGPAMRNRFMLAPLTNQQSELDGTPSIHDRDWIRQVAGGGYALVQTGAATVEAGGIAFARQLGVHNDGLAPGLREMATSIRDGGGLSAVQLHHAGHRARREIGGVPAPASSRTLADTRALATGQVERIRDSFIAAAKRAELAGFDGVALHGAFGWILSEFMSPLLNDRDDRYGGSVENRARLTIEVIEGIRKATGPDFQIGWRLSVERYGLRLEELREITACILDRELIDYLDLALWDSAQVVQEGTFRGKSLLGVFTSIPRKRVRVGTAGKIMGAQRAAELLDEGCDFVLIGRAGILRRDFPLQVRDNPCYDSPALPVTADFLRRGGLSERFINHMRGWPRFVVPGSP from the coding sequence ATGAGCGTATCGGACCTGTTTAAGCCGCTCACGCTCATGCATGGGCCGGCGATGCGCAATCGCTTCATGCTGGCGCCGTTGACCAACCAGCAGAGCGAACTCGACGGAACGCCGTCCATCCACGATCGCGACTGGATCCGGCAAGTGGCCGGGGGCGGCTATGCCCTCGTGCAGACCGGCGCGGCGACGGTGGAAGCGGGTGGCATCGCGTTTGCGCGACAGTTGGGGGTGCACAACGACGGCCTCGCGCCGGGCCTGCGCGAGATGGCGACATCGATCCGCGACGGCGGCGGGCTCTCGGCGGTGCAGCTCCACCACGCCGGGCACCGTGCCCGGCGTGAGATCGGCGGGGTTCCCGCACCGGCATCCAGCCGCACGCTGGCCGATACCCGGGCGTTGGCGACCGGGCAGGTGGAGCGCATCCGCGACAGCTTCATCGCCGCTGCGAAACGCGCGGAGCTGGCCGGGTTCGACGGCGTGGCGTTGCATGGTGCGTTCGGCTGGATCCTGTCCGAGTTCATGTCGCCGCTGTTGAACGACCGCGACGACAGGTACGGCGGGTCGGTCGAAAACCGTGCACGCCTCACCATCGAAGTGATCGAAGGCATCCGCAAGGCCACCGGACCCGATTTCCAGATCGGCTGGCGGCTGTCGGTCGAGCGCTACGGCCTGCGCCTGGAGGAACTGCGCGAGATCACGGCGTGCATCCTCGATCGCGAACTGATCGACTACCTCGACCTGGCGCTCTGGGATTCGGCACAGGTGGTGCAGGAAGGCACGTTCCGCGGCAAGTCGTTGCTTGGCGTGTTCACGAGCATCCCGCGCAAGCGCGTGCGTGTCGGCACGGCGGGGAAGATCATGGGTGCGCAACGCGCCGCCGAGCTCCTCGACGAAGGTTGCGATTTCGTCCTGATCGGCCGCGCGGGAATCCTTCGCCGCGACTTCCCCCTGCAGGTGCGCGACAACCCCTGCTACGACAGCCCCGCGCTCCCCGTGACCGCCGACTTCCTGCGTCGCGGCGGCCTTAGCGAGCGCTTCATCAACCACATGCGCGGCTGGCCACGTTTCGTGGTGCCGGGCAGCCCATGA
- a CDS encoding efflux transporter outer membrane subunit has product MNAALSFTRTALMTSLLALLAGCSLAPTERRPEIAVPGTFREAGTDAVTAVPGEELGQWVPAQPADEQTPSPWWKAFGDPVLVELEAQALKANPDVAIAMARVRQARALGSRAEAERYPSLDVGFGPTRQRTSGAAAFRGDGAPGVTQTLWRAQGTVAYEADVFGRVSSEVAAAQATTAQQQALSQQMLLIVQADVASTYFTLRQLEGERRLLRDTVASWEDSVALLERKQALGAVATVVLDQAKAERSAARAQQASVEQEAALAQHALAVLLGETPAALGLVASPLENVSVHVSEGLPSTLLERRPDVAAAERAMAAENARIGVARAAYFPSLSLTGAFGYESAALGNLTQWTQRTFLLGPLVGTALNLPIFDGGKRKAGVALARADYEESVGAYRKTVLQAFREVEDALASTRSLDERLANDRDAEEASARVASSVRTRFDEGDVDYLVVVDAERTLLRNRQSRLRSEGARVRATVDLVRALGGGWHADATQGAPR; this is encoded by the coding sequence ATGAACGCCGCCCTGTCCTTCACGCGCACCGCCCTCATGACCTCGTTGCTGGCGCTGCTCGCGGGGTGCTCGCTCGCGCCGACGGAGCGGCGACCGGAGATCGCGGTGCCAGGCACTTTCCGCGAAGCCGGCACGGACGCGGTTACCGCCGTGCCGGGCGAGGAGCTCGGCCAGTGGGTGCCGGCCCAGCCGGCGGACGAGCAGACGCCTTCGCCCTGGTGGAAGGCCTTCGGCGACCCCGTGCTCGTCGAACTGGAAGCCCAGGCGTTGAAAGCCAATCCGGACGTCGCCATCGCCATGGCCCGGGTCAGGCAGGCACGTGCGCTGGGTTCCCGCGCCGAGGCCGAACGCTATCCCAGCCTCGACGTGGGGTTTGGTCCGACCCGGCAGCGTACCAGCGGTGCGGCGGCATTCCGGGGCGATGGCGCGCCGGGCGTGACGCAGACCCTGTGGCGTGCGCAGGGCACGGTCGCCTACGAGGCGGACGTGTTCGGGCGGGTGTCGTCGGAGGTGGCGGCGGCACAGGCGACCACCGCCCAGCAGCAGGCGCTGTCGCAGCAGATGCTGCTGATCGTGCAGGCCGACGTAGCGAGCACGTACTTCACCCTGCGGCAGCTCGAGGGCGAGCGGCGCCTCCTGCGCGATACCGTGGCGAGCTGGGAAGACAGCGTGGCGCTGCTGGAGCGCAAGCAGGCGCTGGGCGCCGTCGCCACCGTCGTCCTCGACCAGGCGAAGGCGGAACGTTCCGCTGCGCGCGCACAGCAGGCGTCGGTGGAGCAGGAGGCGGCGCTGGCCCAGCATGCGCTGGCCGTCCTGCTGGGAGAGACGCCGGCCGCGCTTGGCCTGGTGGCCAGCCCGCTGGAAAACGTCTCGGTGCACGTCTCGGAAGGCCTGCCGTCCACGCTGCTGGAACGCCGCCCCGACGTGGCCGCCGCCGAACGCGCCATGGCCGCGGAGAACGCGCGCATCGGTGTCGCACGGGCGGCGTACTTCCCTTCGCTGTCGCTGACGGGTGCCTTCGGCTACGAATCCGCGGCACTGGGGAACCTCACCCAGTGGACCCAGCGCACCTTCCTGCTTGGCCCCCTGGTCGGCACGGCGCTGAACCTGCCGATCTTCGATGGCGGCAAGCGCAAGGCCGGCGTCGCGCTCGCCCGCGCCGACTACGAGGAAAGCGTCGGCGCCTACCGGAAGACCGTGCTCCAGGCGTTCCGCGAAGTGGAGGATGCATTGGCTTCCACGCGCTCGCTGGACGAACGGCTCGCGAACGATCGCGATGCGGAGGAAGCGTCTGCGCGCGTCGCATCGTCGGTGCGGACCCGCTTCGACGAGGGCGATGTCGACTACCTCGTGGTGGTCGATGCCGAGCGCACCTTGCTGAGGAACCGGCAGTCGCGCCTGCGCTCCGAGGGCGCGCGCGTGCGCGCCACCGTCGACCTCGTCCGCGCGCTGGGCGGTGGATGGCACGCGGACGCAACGCAGGGAGCCCCGCGATGA
- the gstA gene encoding glutathione transferase GstA, translating into MKLYFTPGSCGLAAQISLREAGATFDMVKVDFATKRTVEGDYMQVNPKGFIPALELADGAIVTENAVILQWIADTHADAGLLPPAGTIERYRALEWLNYVATDLHKGMAVMFSRFIDGASKARFAEGNLASRFAYVEDHLAGSDYVMGERFSAVDGYLYNVLRWPVRVGIDMSGYVAIQAFMHRMEARPSVIASLDDEGRAAAY; encoded by the coding sequence ATGAAACTGTACTTCACCCCTGGCTCATGCGGCCTCGCCGCGCAGATTTCGCTGCGCGAAGCCGGCGCTACGTTCGACATGGTCAAGGTCGACTTCGCGACCAAGCGCACCGTGGAAGGCGATTACATGCAGGTGAACCCGAAGGGATTCATCCCTGCGCTGGAGCTTGCCGATGGTGCGATCGTCACGGAAAACGCCGTGATCCTGCAGTGGATCGCCGACACGCACGCCGACGCCGGGCTGCTTCCGCCAGCGGGTACGATCGAGCGCTACCGCGCGCTGGAGTGGCTGAACTACGTGGCCACCGACCTGCACAAGGGCATGGCCGTGATGTTCTCGAGATTCATCGATGGCGCCTCGAAAGCGCGCTTCGCCGAAGGCAACCTCGCCAGCCGCTTCGCCTACGTGGAAGACCACCTGGCAGGGAGCGACTATGTGATGGGCGAGCGGTTCTCGGCGGTGGACGGCTACCTGTACAACGTGCTGCGCTGGCCGGTACGCGTGGGCATCGACATGTCCGGCTACGTGGCGATCCAGGCCTTCATGCACCGGATGGAGGCACGCCCGTCGGTCATCGCCTCGCTGGACGACGAAGGCCGCGCCGCCGCCTACTGA